One part of the Anaerolineales bacterium genome encodes these proteins:
- a CDS encoding HAMP domain-containing protein: MTYTFLQSFPFLSILAPTDLLGWLAWLILLGASVALALRLGGRGVLWTRKQQLRLLALVLAVPLSILLFTLRMPADGALPIPSLGVPAIGALIAPLLAIPWMLALVWYGAPAATALAAFGGLLLAAWDTRSPFTPLEFGLLAAAFAYLRSQRYGTALFAWLRQPLVAAAALSLLYPILFIGSALFWVSPSWLVSFDFALSRMPGAALAAAAPLLIGALVLQVALARRPQLERTSEPSQPAPSERSLEARFLFALAPLAALAFVVMGALTWWTVGRGAQQLFADRIANNVQIAADSVPFVLETGQNLILQLASDTRLADAGPQQAAGLLQAQLNGAPYFEQLSLLDTGGNSVAGIPAAEYARLQPSQAELNAVALAIQGVSLQILSAPPAAGADQTSAQLVFVAAVRNSNGQVRNVLVGRTAWQVNPFARPVVQSLQSINTLGAQALLVDARGQIAVAPFAAAVLQPYSGQTGPGALSYEDAAADGTRLLVQYQPVSGSNWAVVARWPASLSQQLALSVALPILSVLLLLALVAYILLRRSLQSVSASLHTLAAETQRIASGDLRAPLSVTGTDEVGRLGSAFEVMRRAVLARTEVTQRLLALSHGLSSSLEVRSHIEPLLEAALASGASLARLVFLGDNGGSGLSFGKGEGYERYEALDAQMLALTQGQEQVLLANPARARLKVDKGTPYPGSVAAFALKDGRKQLGALWLAYDQPQRFEPGSGAVHYLETLAAQASTAATNARQYLQARLGQQRLEAVLQADPQPMLMLDAGQNVVFANPAAARILRLRPDHALGLPVEQVITERSLLALLRAAGPRPHSTEVLIDKAAYEATLNPLWAGPELLGFVCTLQDVTQSKKLESARLEALSTVGHDLQDPLKMVSGYLSMLSVLGPLNDQQKGYVQKIDASIEQIARLSASLLAADRMQEAEGLRPENLALSEVLQAALAEAAPQARQKQIELVLQPAEGAERLLRADRTLLQRAVFYLLDNAIRFSPRGRSVRVGASYADGAVVLRVKDSGAGIAPVDLPRIFERREGQAATTGLHIVRSIIQRHKGKVWAESDLGVGSSFYCQLPLSES; encoded by the coding sequence GTGACCTACACTTTTCTGCAGTCGTTTCCTTTTCTTAGCATTCTTGCGCCCACAGACCTGCTGGGCTGGCTGGCCTGGCTGATCCTGCTTGGCGCCAGCGTTGCGCTGGCCTTGCGCCTGGGCGGTCGCGGCGTACTGTGGACGCGCAAGCAGCAGCTGCGTTTGCTGGCTTTGGTGCTGGCCGTTCCTCTCTCGATTTTGCTGTTCACCTTACGCATGCCGGCCGATGGCGCGCTGCCCATACCCTCGCTGGGCGTGCCGGCCATCGGCGCCCTCATCGCCCCGCTGCTGGCGATCCCCTGGATGCTGGCGCTGGTCTGGTACGGCGCGCCGGCGGCCACTGCGCTGGCCGCCTTCGGCGGCCTGCTGCTGGCCGCCTGGGATACGCGCAGCCCCTTCACCCCGCTGGAGTTTGGGTTGCTGGCAGCTGCCTTCGCTTACCTGCGCAGCCAACGCTACGGTACCGCCCTGTTTGCCTGGCTGCGTCAGCCATTGGTGGCCGCAGCCGCCCTCTCATTGCTGTATCCCATTCTTTTTATAGGCTCAGCCTTGTTCTGGGTCTCGCCCAGTTGGCTGGTGAGCTTCGACTTTGCCCTCTCGCGTATGCCCGGCGCGGCCTTGGCAGCCGCCGCGCCGCTGCTGATCGGCGCGCTGGTGCTGCAGGTCGCGCTGGCCCGTCGTCCGCAGTTGGAGCGCACCAGTGAGCCCTCCCAGCCTGCGCCGAGCGAACGCAGCCTCGAGGCGCGCTTCCTGTTTGCGCTGGCGCCGCTGGCCGCGCTGGCCTTTGTGGTTATGGGCGCCCTCACTTGGTGGACAGTGGGGCGCGGGGCGCAGCAGCTCTTCGCTGACCGCATCGCTAACAATGTGCAGATCGCGGCCGACTCGGTGCCTTTTGTGCTCGAGACCGGTCAGAACCTGATATTGCAACTGGCGTCTGATACGCGCCTGGCGGATGCCGGGCCACAGCAAGCCGCGGGCTTGCTGCAGGCGCAATTAAATGGCGCGCCCTATTTTGAACAACTAAGCCTGCTGGACACTGGCGGCAATTCGGTGGCAGGCATCCCGGCCGCCGAGTACGCCCGCTTGCAACCCAGCCAGGCCGAGCTGAACGCAGTCGCCCTGGCGATCCAGGGCGTCTCGCTGCAAATTCTCAGCGCACCACCCGCGGCGGGCGCAGACCAGACCTCAGCCCAGTTGGTGTTCGTGGCGGCGGTGCGCAACAGCAATGGCCAGGTGCGCAATGTGCTCGTCGGGCGCACGGCCTGGCAGGTCAATCCCTTTGCCCGCCCGGTGGTGCAGAGCCTGCAGAGCATTAATACGCTCGGCGCCCAGGCGCTGTTGGTGGACGCACGGGGTCAGATTGCCGTGGCGCCGTTTGCGGCTGCCGTGCTGCAGCCGTATAGCGGCCAGACTGGCCCAGGGGCATTGTCATACGAAGACGCGGCCGCCGACGGCACGCGGCTGCTGGTGCAGTACCAGCCTGTGTCTGGCAGCAACTGGGCCGTGGTGGCGCGCTGGCCCGCAAGCCTTTCACAGCAATTGGCGCTTAGCGTGGCGCTGCCTATTCTGAGTGTGCTGCTGTTGTTGGCGCTGGTCGCCTACATCTTGCTGCGCAGGAGCCTGCAAAGCGTCAGCGCTTCATTGCATACATTGGCGGCTGAAACGCAGCGCATCGCCTCAGGGGATCTGCGCGCCCCGCTTTCCGTGACTGGCACAGACGAAGTCGGCCGCCTTGGCTCCGCGTTCGAGGTCATGCGCCGGGCGGTACTGGCGCGCACGGAGGTGACCCAGCGCCTGCTGGCGCTGAGCCATGGCTTGTCCTCCAGCCTGGAAGTGCGTAGCCACATCGAGCCCCTGCTCGAGGCGGCGCTGGCCAGCGGGGCCTCGCTGGCGCGGCTGGTCTTCCTGGGCGATAATGGCGGCAGCGGTTTGAGCTTTGGCAAAGGCGAAGGCTATGAGCGCTACGAGGCCCTGGATGCGCAAATGCTCGCCCTGACCCAGGGGCAGGAGCAGGTGCTGCTTGCCAACCCGGCCCGCGCCCGTTTGAAAGTTGACAAAGGTACGCCGTATCCCGGCTCGGTGGCTGCCTTTGCGTTGAAGGATGGCAGGAAACAGTTGGGCGCTTTGTGGCTGGCGTACGATCAGCCGCAGCGCTTTGAGCCCGGCAGCGGTGCGGTGCACTATTTGGAAACGCTGGCTGCCCAGGCATCCACCGCCGCGACGAATGCGCGCCAATATTTGCAGGCCCGCCTCGGCCAGCAACGCCTTGAGGCGGTGCTGCAGGCCGACCCGCAGCCCATGCTGATGCTGGATGCTGGGCAGAATGTAGTATTCGCCAACCCGGCCGCGGCGCGCATCTTGCGCCTGCGGCCTGATCATGCGCTGGGCCTGCCGGTAGAGCAGGTGATCACTGAGCGATCCCTCCTGGCCTTGCTGCGCGCCGCTGGCCCCAGGCCGCACAGCACAGAAGTGTTGATCGATAAGGCCGCCTACGAAGCCACGCTCAACCCGCTGTGGGCCGGGCCAGAGTTGTTGGGCTTTGTATGCACCCTGCAGGATGTGACCCAATCTAAAAAACTCGAGTCCGCTCGCTTGGAAGCACTGAGCACAGTAGGGCATGATCTGCAAGACCCGCTCAAAATGGTCAGCGGCTATCTTTCCATGCTGAGCGTGCTCGGCCCGCTGAACGACCAGCAGAAGGGCTATGTGCAAAAGATCGACGCCAGCATTGAGCAGATTGCCCGCCTCTCGGCCAGCCTGCTGGCGGCTGACCGCATGCAGGAGGCCGAAGGCCTGCGCCCGGAGAACCTGGCGCTGAGCGAGGTGCTGCAGGCCGCGCTGGCCGAGGCCGCGCCCCAGGCGCGCCAGAAGCAGATCGAGCTGGTTTTGCAGCCAGCCGAGGGCGCCGAGCGCCTGCTGCGCGCCGACCGCACGCTGCTGCAACGCGCCGTGTTTTACCTGCTGGACAATGCCATTCGCTTCAGCCCGCGCGGGCGGTCAGTGCGGGTGGGCGCTAGCTATGCCGATGGCGCAGTGGTGCTGCGGGTCAAGGACAGCGGGGCCGGCATTGCCCCGGTGGACTTGCCGCGCATTTTTGAGCGCCGCGAGGGGCAGGCGGCCACCACCGGCCTGCACATCGTGCGCTCCATCATCCAGCGTCACAAAGGCAAAGTGTGGGCCGAGAGTGATCTGGGGGTTGGCAGCAGTTTCTATTGCCAGTTGCCTCTCAGCGAATCCTAG
- a CDS encoding glycosyltransferase family 39 protein, producing the protein MPQKRTLGSKWLYELALALVLIGAAWLRFTGIEWGEGQQLHPDERFLIQVVSSMRPVSSLAEYFDTANSPLNPNNVGYSFFVYGNLPVTIVRYAVEWFNMPGQVQLVGRALSAVADLGVLYLVYLIATRLFERRVGLLAAIFYAVSVMPIQQSHFWTVDNFVNFFALLTVYFAVRVATPSQRTGRFDIWDFVWFGVALGSAMASKASVGLVCLTLPLAVLIRVSNQPAEQRESELGRGVLYTMLAAGVSVLAFRVFQPYAFLGFGLNPAWVETMRQLAAQVSGDADWPPSMQWARRPVWFGLQNIVQWGLGIPLAITTWAGFVWAGWRAFKGEWLKPYFVLWSWGFVYFVWQSAAFNPTMRYFLPLYPVLAILGAWGVFELWRMSQAPGRGKLRPAGWLRPAAIALAALGVMGGLLWSVAFVQIYRQPHARVQATRWIYENIPGPLTLNLQGEEGMQKQQLSLPYNARVRPVAPLLTSFSARVDGLLTQIDIKSVQATTALMLRTGEVNETLNADYGQVIDYENLPVGETTPVALLVGATAFADPLAIYQLNLQLPAGEGRLVVERVVLSSSQSAELPEQDILSEPLSINMGAALELQFALSPGSFPDQVVLYLRPQEQVRLAPVPLRLQIGLTPEFAPALLDIELAVEPGSQPGLAASYQLPQPFELSQGIIYYLQLSALSDTQATLQGSPLANETSWDDGLPLRMDGYDGFGGIYQGGLNFEMYWDENAEKVQRFQTTLDQSEYVFISSNRQWGSLPRIPERFPLVIAYYRALLGCPAERTIEWCYAEAQPGMFAGQLGFELVQVFENAPQLGPWKINDQWAEEAFTVYDHTKVLIFQKTADYDPAVVAAILAAAPVDQAIRLTPKEASGGVPPTLMLPADRLEQQQAGGTWSELFNRESWVNVSPWVSLVVWYIALGVLGVLAYPLVRWALPGLRDGGYPFARLAGLLLLAYFGWMGGSLGLAFSRGWLAVFALLIGLLGLLAARPQWASIKAEWKSQRSMFIRTELVFLGFFLLMLLIRLGNPDLWHPAKGGEKPMDFAYFNAVLKSTSFPAYDPWFAGGYINYYYYGFVLVGSLVKLLGIVPSVAYNLILPSLFAMLALGAYSVAWNVWTAWQERQPRLRGPRPQAVGLAAAVGTVLLGNLGNLHMILEGYVRLGGDGAVEGVAFFTRAWWMLRGFVLSISGAPLPYGLGEWYWNPTRIFPAPGESAPITEFPLFTFTYADLHAHMIALPVTLLALAWALSAVLSSAWGAARAQRGASGWLQLAWVFAFGGIVIGSLRPINTWDLPVYALLAAIAAGYAIWRYVPRRKADKLPRLAKILAGPAALAVLCYLAYLPFSWWYRTGYSSLRIWDGIHVEFGPYFTHWGIFLFFIVAWLVWETRQWLASTPLSSVRKLEPYVWLMALGLVAVLMVMFGLHVMGVVVGWLLVPLLIWVGLLFLRPDQDEIKRLALFMVGTAVFLTLFVEVMVLQGDVSRMNTVFKFYMQAWTLLALSAALAAAWCWQAMHEWTPGWRGFWQGAGVALLACGALFLLLGVTAKINDRMTAGSPRSLDGMEYMQYSVYYENDHVLDLREDYETIRWMQENIIGSPVIMEGYVSEYRWGARYAINTGLPAVLGWNHHQRQQREFVPGNDVWGRMGEVNLFYETTDIGEAQALLEKYGVGYIIVGQMERAVYSSAGLAKFEAQDGRLWREVFRVGDTVVYEVMQ; encoded by the coding sequence ATGCCTCAAAAACGCACTCTTGGATCCAAATGGTTGTATGAGCTTGCCCTGGCGCTGGTGTTGATCGGCGCGGCCTGGCTGCGCTTCACCGGCATCGAATGGGGCGAGGGGCAGCAGCTGCATCCGGACGAGCGCTTCTTGATCCAGGTCGTCTCCTCAATGCGGCCGGTGAGCAGCCTGGCTGAGTATTTCGATACGGCCAACTCGCCGCTCAACCCCAACAATGTCGGCTACAGCTTCTTTGTATACGGCAATCTTCCCGTCACCATCGTGCGCTATGCCGTGGAATGGTTCAACATGCCGGGTCAGGTGCAGCTGGTGGGCCGTGCGCTCTCAGCGGTGGCAGACCTGGGAGTCTTGTATCTCGTCTATCTGATCGCGACGCGTTTGTTTGAACGCCGCGTGGGCTTGCTGGCTGCTATTTTCTACGCCGTTTCAGTGATGCCGATTCAGCAATCGCACTTCTGGACGGTGGACAACTTCGTCAACTTCTTCGCGCTGCTCACGGTGTATTTCGCCGTGCGCGTGGCGACGCCTTCGCAGCGCACAGGCCGCTTTGATATTTGGGATTTCGTGTGGTTCGGCGTAGCGTTGGGCAGTGCGATGGCCTCCAAGGCCAGCGTGGGCTTGGTGTGCCTGACGCTACCGCTGGCGGTGCTGATCCGCGTCAGCAACCAGCCCGCCGAGCAGCGCGAGAGCGAGCTGGGCCGCGGCGTGCTGTACACGATGCTGGCCGCCGGCGTCAGCGTGCTGGCCTTCCGCGTTTTCCAGCCCTACGCCTTCCTCGGTTTCGGGCTCAACCCGGCCTGGGTCGAGACCATGCGCCAGCTGGCCGCCCAGGTCAGCGGCGATGCCGACTGGCCGCCCTCGATGCAGTGGGCCCGCCGCCCGGTGTGGTTCGGTCTGCAAAATATCGTCCAGTGGGGGCTGGGGATTCCCTTGGCGATCACAACCTGGGCCGGCTTTGTGTGGGCGGGCTGGCGCGCCTTCAAGGGCGAATGGCTGAAGCCGTATTTCGTTTTGTGGAGCTGGGGTTTTGTGTACTTTGTGTGGCAGTCAGCCGCCTTCAACCCCACCATGCGTTATTTCCTGCCGCTGTATCCCGTGCTGGCGATCCTTGGCGCATGGGGCGTATTTGAGCTGTGGCGGATGAGCCAGGCACCCGGGCGCGGCAAACTGCGTCCTGCCGGCTGGCTGCGACCAGCCGCCATCGCCCTGGCGGCGCTGGGCGTGATGGGTGGCCTGCTATGGTCTGTGGCCTTCGTGCAGATCTATCGCCAGCCGCACGCTCGCGTACAGGCCACGCGCTGGATTTATGAGAACATCCCCGGCCCGCTGACCCTCAATCTGCAAGGCGAAGAGGGCATGCAGAAGCAGCAACTCTCGCTGCCCTACAACGCCCGCGTGCGCCCGGTGGCCCCGTTGCTCACCAGCTTCTCGGCCCGCGTGGATGGGCTGCTGACCCAGATCGATATCAAGTCTGTGCAGGCGACTACGGCGCTCATGTTGCGCACGGGTGAGGTGAACGAGACCCTCAACGCTGACTATGGTCAGGTGATCGATTACGAAAACCTGCCAGTCGGCGAAACCACGCCGGTGGCCCTGCTGGTAGGCGCCACGGCGTTCGCTGACCCGCTGGCGATATACCAGCTCAACTTGCAATTGCCCGCTGGCGAGGGTCGCCTGGTGGTGGAGCGCGTGGTGTTGAGCTCTTCGCAGAGCGCCGAGTTGCCTGAGCAGGACATTTTGAGCGAGCCACTCAGCATCAACATGGGCGCGGCGCTCGAACTGCAGTTTGCGCTCTCCCCAGGTAGCTTCCCTGACCAGGTGGTGCTGTACCTGCGTCCGCAGGAGCAGGTGCGGCTGGCGCCGGTGCCGCTGCGTTTGCAAATTGGCCTGACGCCCGAGTTTGCGCCGGCTTTGCTGGATATAGAGTTGGCGGTCGAACCGGGTTCGCAACCGGGGCTGGCGGCCAGCTATCAGCTGCCGCAGCCGTTTGAGCTGAGCCAGGGCATTATCTATTACCTGCAGCTCAGCGCGTTGTCTGACACCCAGGCCACCCTGCAGGGCAGCCCGCTGGCCAACGAGACCAGTTGGGACGACGGCCTGCCGCTGCGCATGGATGGCTACGACGGCTTTGGCGGCATCTACCAAGGCGGCCTGAACTTTGAAATGTACTGGGATGAGAACGCTGAGAAAGTGCAGCGTTTTCAGACCACACTCGACCAATCCGAATATGTATTCATCTCGTCCAATCGCCAATGGGGCAGCCTGCCCCGTATCCCTGAACGTTTCCCGCTGGTGATTGCTTACTACCGCGCTCTGCTGGGCTGTCCAGCCGAGCGCACCATCGAGTGGTGCTATGCCGAAGCGCAGCCCGGCATGTTTGCGGGCCAGCTGGGCTTTGAGCTCGTACAAGTGTTTGAGAACGCGCCGCAGCTTGGCCCGTGGAAGATCAATGACCAGTGGGCCGAAGAAGCTTTCACGGTCTATGACCACACCAAGGTGCTGATCTTCCAAAAGACCGCGGACTATGACCCCGCCGTGGTGGCCGCCATCCTGGCCGCCGCGCCGGTTGACCAGGCCATTCGCCTGACGCCTAAAGAAGCCTCGGGCGGCGTGCCGCCCACACTGATGCTTCCAGCCGACCGGTTGGAGCAGCAGCAGGCCGGCGGCACCTGGTCTGAGTTGTTCAACCGAGAGTCATGGGTGAATGTCTCGCCCTGGGTCAGCTTGGTGGTCTGGTACATCGCGCTGGGCGTGCTGGGCGTGCTGGCCTATCCCCTGGTACGCTGGGCGCTGCCCGGTTTGCGCGATGGCGGTTATCCCTTCGCACGGCTGGCCGGTTTGTTGCTGCTGGCTTATTTTGGATGGATGGGTGGCTCGTTGGGGCTGGCCTTCAGCCGCGGTTGGCTGGCCGTGTTCGCGCTTCTGATCGGTTTACTGGGTTTACTGGCAGCCCGCCCGCAGTGGGCCAGCATCAAGGCCGAGTGGAAAAGCCAGCGCTCCATGTTCATCCGCACCGAGCTGGTGTTCCTCGGCTTCTTCCTGCTCATGCTATTGATCCGCTTGGGCAACCCGGACCTATGGCACCCGGCCAAAGGCGGCGAAAAGCCGATGGACTTTGCCTATTTCAATGCCGTGCTCAAGAGCACCAGCTTCCCCGCCTACGACCCATGGTTTGCGGGCGGCTACATCAATTACTACTATTATGGCTTTGTGCTGGTAGGCTCACTGGTGAAGTTGCTTGGCATTGTGCCCTCGGTGGCCTATAACCTGATATTGCCCAGCCTGTTCGCCATGCTGGCGCTGGGCGCCTACAGCGTGGCCTGGAACGTGTGGACGGCCTGGCAGGAACGCCAGCCTCGGCTGCGCGGGCCGCGCCCGCAGGCGGTCGGCTTGGCGGCTGCGGTGGGCACGGTCTTGCTGGGCAACCTGGGCAATCTGCACATGATCCTTGAAGGCTATGTACGCCTGGGCGGTGATGGCGCAGTGGAAGGCGTAGCCTTCTTCACCCGCGCCTGGTGGATGCTGCGCGGCTTTGTGCTTTCCATCTCTGGCGCGCCGCTGCCGTATGGGTTGGGCGAGTGGTATTGGAACCCGACGCGCATCTTCCCCGCGCCGGGCGAGTCTGCGCCAATTACCGAATTTCCGTTGTTTACATTCACGTATGCAGACTTGCACGCGCACATGATCGCGCTGCCGGTCACATTGCTGGCATTGGCTTGGGCGCTCTCGGCTGTCTTGAGCAGCGCGTGGGGCGCGGCGCGTGCGCAGCGCGGGGCCAGCGGCTGGCTGCAGCTGGCCTGGGTCTTCGCCTTCGGCGGCATTGTCATCGGCAGCCTGCGCCCCATCAACACCTGGGACTTGCCAGTGTATGCGCTGCTGGCCGCCATCGCCGCTGGCTACGCCATCTGGCGCTATGTGCCGCGGCGCAAGGCTGACAAGCTGCCGCGCCTGGCGAAGATACTGGCAGGCCCGGCTGCCCTGGCGGTGTTGTGCTACCTGGCCTATTTGCCGTTCAGCTGGTGGTATCGCACAGGCTACAGCTCACTGCGCATTTGGGACGGTATCCATGTGGAATTCGGGCCGTACTTCACCCACTGGGGCATCTTCCTTTTCTTTATTGTTGCCTGGCTGGTGTGGGAGACGCGCCAATGGCTGGCCAGTACGCCGCTGTCCTCCGTGCGCAAGTTGGAGCCGTACGTATGGCTGATGGCGTTGGGTTTGGTTGCCGTGCTGATGGTGATGTTCGGCCTGCATGTGATGGGCGTGGTGGTCGGCTGGCTGCTGGTGCCGTTGTTGATCTGGGTTGGCCTGCTGTTCCTGCGCCCGGACCAGGATGAGATCAAGCGCCTGGCGCTGTTCATGGTGGGCACCGCGGTTTTCCTGACCCTGTTCGTGGAAGTCATGGTGCTACAAGGCGATGTATCGCGCATGAACACGGTCTTCAAGTTCTACATGCAGGCGTGGACCCTGCTGGCGCTCAGTGCTGCCCTGGCTGCGGCGTGGTGCTGGCAGGCCATGCACGAGTGGACGCCCGGTTGGCGCGGTTTTTGGCAAGGCGCCGGTGTAGCTTTGCTGGCTTGCGGTGCGCTGTTCCTGCTGCTGGGCGTGACCGCCAAGATCAATGACCGCATGACGGCCGGCTCGCCGCGCAGTTTGGATGGCATGGAGTACATGCAGTATTCGGTGTACTACGAGAATGACCATGTGCTGGATCTGCGCGAGGATTACGAGACCATCCGCTGGATGCAAGAAAACATCATCGGTTCGCCGGTGATCATGGAAGGCTATGTCAGCGAGTACCGCTGGGGGGCGCGCTATGCCATCAACACTGGCCTGCCCGCTGTGCTGGGCTGGAACCATCACCAGCGCCAGCAGCGCGAATTCGTGCCTGGCAACGATGTGTGGGGTCGCATGGGCGAAGTCAATCTGTTCTATGAGACCACCGATATTGGCGAGGCGCAGGCCTTGCTGGAAAAATATGGGGTGGGTTATATCATCGTCGGCCAGATGGAGCGCGCCGTGTACAGCTCGGCCGGGCTGGCCAAGTTTGAAGCGCAAGACGGCCGCCTGTGGCGCGAGGTCTTCCGCGTTGGGGATACGGTTGTATACGAAGTGATGCAATAG
- the cmk gene encoding (d)CMP kinase — MSKQLTIAIDGPVASGKSTLAKSLADALEYLYFDTGAMYRAVTLAALQRKVSMDDQAAVEALAREVHIDLRPASVTDGRLYDVLLDEVDCTWDLRTPDVEAHVSQVSAYPGVRTALTEQQRRIGLRGGVVMAGRDIGTVVLPEADPKIFLTASQEERAQRRFEELQARGDSTSYAEVLESLKQRDAYDTSREIAPLVAAADAITLVSDGMQAEQVLDKVLELVRERQAQLATGT, encoded by the coding sequence ATGTCCAAACAACTCACCATTGCGATCGACGGCCCGGTAGCCTCCGGCAAATCCACGCTGGCCAAGAGCCTGGCGGATGCGCTGGAGTATTTGTATTTCGATACCGGGGCCATGTACCGCGCCGTTACCCTGGCGGCGCTGCAGCGCAAGGTGAGCATGGATGACCAGGCCGCTGTGGAAGCACTGGCGCGTGAAGTGCATATTGACTTGCGGCCCGCCAGCGTAACCGATGGCCGCCTGTACGATGTATTGTTGGACGAAGTGGACTGCACCTGGGATCTGCGCACGCCGGATGTGGAAGCGCACGTATCCCAGGTTTCAGCGTATCCCGGAGTGCGCACCGCCCTCACCGAACAGCAGCGCCGCATTGGGCTACGCGGTGGGGTGGTGATGGCCGGGCGCGATATTGGCACCGTGGTGCTGCCCGAGGCCGATCCCAAGATCTTCCTCACCGCCTCGCAAGAGGAGCGTGCCCAGCGTCGTTTTGAAGAATTGCAGGCGCGCGGCGACAGCACGAGCTATGCCGAAGTGCTAGAGTCTCTCAAGCAGCGCGATGCCTACGACACCAGCCGTGAGATCGCACCCCTGGTCGCCGCGGCCGACGCCATCACCCTGGTGTCTGACGGTATGCAGGCCGAGCAGGTGTTGGACAAGGTGCTCGAGCTTGTGCGTGAGCGCCAGGCGCAGCTGGCAACTGGGACGTGA